A genomic region of Capra hircus breed San Clemente chromosome 19, ASM170441v1, whole genome shotgun sequence contains the following coding sequences:
- the MINK1 gene encoding misshapen-like kinase 1 isoform X2 — protein sequence MGDPAPARSLDDIDLSALRDPAGIFELVEVVGNGTYGQVYKGRHVKTGQLAAIKVMDVTEDEEEEIKQEINMLKKYSHHRNIATYYGAFIKKSPPGNDDQLWLVMEFCGAGSVTDLVKNTKGNALKEDCIAYICREILRGLAHLHAHKVIHRDIKGQNVLLTENAEVKLVDFGVSAQLDRTVGRRNTFIGTPYWMAPEVIACDENPDATYDYRSDIWSLGITAIEMAEGAPPLCDMHPMRALFLIPRNPPPRLKSKKWSKKFIDFIDTCLIKAYLSRPPTEQLLKFPFIRDQPTERQVRIQLKDHIDRSRKKRGEKEETEYEYSGSEEEDDSHGEEGEPSSIMNVPGESTLRREFLRLQQENKSNSEALKQQQQQLQQQQQRDPEAHIKHLLHQRQRRIEEQKEERRRVEEQQRREREQRKLQEKEQQRRLEDMQALRREEERRQAEREQEYIRHRLEEEQRQLEILQQQLLQEQALLLEYKRKQLEEQRQSERLQRQLQQEHAYLKSLQQQQQQQQLQKQQQILPGDRKPLYHYGRGVNPADKPAWAREVEERTRMNKQQNSPLAKSKPGSAGPEPPVPQASPGPPGPLSQTPPMQRPVEPQEGPHKSLVAHRVPLKPYAAPVPRSQSLQDQPTRNLAAFPASHDPDPAVPAPTATPSARGAVIRQNSDPTSEGPGPSPNPPAWVRPDNEAPPKVPQRTSSIATALNTSGAGGSRPAQAVRARPRSNSAWQIYLQRRAERGSPKPPGPPAPPPGPPNACSNPDLRRSDPGWERSDSVLPASHGHLPQAGSLERNRVGASSKLDNSPVLSPGNKAKPDDHRSRPGRPASYKRAIGEDFVLLKERTLDEAPRPPKKAMDYSSSSEEVESSEDEEEESNGEPSEGSRDAPGARDGDTDSVSTMVVHDVEEIAGPQTPYGGGTMVVQRTPEEERSLLHADSNGYTNLPDVVQPSHSPTESSKGQSPPLKDGGSDYQSRGLVKAPGKSSFTMFVDLGIYQPGGSGDTIPITALVGGEGSRLDQLQYDVRKGSVVNVNPTNTRAHSETPEIRKYKKRFNSEILCAALWGVNLLVGTENGLMLLDRSGQGKVYGLIGRRRFQQMDVLEGLNLLITISGKRNKLRVYYLSWLRNKILHNDPEVEKKQGWTTVGDMEGCGHYRVVKYERIKFLVIALKNSVEVYAWAPKPYHKFMAFKSFADLPHRPLLVDLTVEEGQRLKVIYGSSAGFHAVDVDSGNSYDIYIPVHIQSQITPHAIIFLPNTDGMEMLLCYEDEGVYVNTYGRIIKDVVLQWGEMPTSVAYICSNQIMGWGEKAIEIRSVETGHLDGVFMHKRAQRLKFLCERNDKVFFASVRSGGSSQVYFMTLNRNCIMNW from the exons gACCCTGCAGGCATCTTCGAGCTGGTAGAGGTGGTTGGCAATGGCACCTACGGACAGGTGTACAAG GGTCGGCATGTCAAGACTGGGCAGCTGGCTGCCATCAAAGTCATGGACGTCACGGAG GATGAGGAGGAAGAGATCAAACAGGAGATCAACATGTTGAAAAAATACTCTCACCACCGCAACATCGCCACCTACTACGGGGCCTTCATCAAGAAGAGCCCCCCAGGGAACGACGACCAGCTCTGG CTGGTGATGGAGTTCTGTGGTGCTGGTTCTGTAACGGACTTGGTGAAGAACACAAAAGGGAATGCCCTGAAGGAGGACTGTATAGCCTACATCTGCAGGGAGATTCTCCGG ggTCTGGCCCATCTCCACGCCCACAAGGTGATCCACCGAGACATCAAAGGGCAGAACGTGCTGCTGACGGAGAATGCCGAGGTCAAGCTAG TGGATTTCGGGGTGAGTGCACAGCTGGACCGCACCGTGGGCAGGCGGAACACGTTCATCGGGACCCCCTACTGGATGGCCCCCGAGGTCATCGCCTGTGATGAGAACCCTGATGCCACCTACGATTACAGG AGTGACATTTGGTCTCTAGGAATCACAGCCATCGAGATGGCAGAGGGAGCCCCCC ctctgtgtgacatGCACCCCATGCGAGCCCTCTTCCTTATCCCCCGGAACCCACCACCCAGGCTCAAGTCCAAGAAATG GTCTAAGAAGTTCATTGACTTCATTGACACGTGTCTCATCAAGGCTTACCTGAGCCGCCCACCCACTGAGCAGCTGCTCAAGTTCCCTTTCATCCGTGACCAGCCCACCGAGCGGCAGGTACGCATCCAGCTCAAGGACCACATTGACAGATCCCGGAAGAAGCGAGGCGAGAAAG AGGAGACGGAATATGAATACAGTGGCAGCGAAGAGGAGGATGACAGCCACGGAGAGGAAGGGGAGCCAAG CTCCATCATGAACGTGCCGGGGGAGTCGACCCTCCGCCGGGAATTCCTCCGGCTCCAGCAGGAGAACAAGAGCAACTCAGAGGCtttaaagcagcagcagcagcagctgcagcagcagcaacaacgaGACCCGGAGGCACACATCAAACACCTCCTGCACCAGCGCCAGCGGCGCATCGAGGAGCAGAAGGAGGAGCGGCGGCGGGTTGAggag CAACAGCGGCGGGAGCGGGAGCAGCGGAAGCTGCAGGAGAAGGAGCAGCAGCGGCGGCTGGAGGACATGCAGGCTCTGCGGCGGGAGGAGGAGCGGCGGCAGGCGGAGCGCGAGCAG gaGTATATCCGTCACAGGCTAGAGGAGGAGCAGCGACAGCTCGAGATCCTTCAGCAACAGCTGCTCCAGGAACAGGCCCTGCTGCTG GAATACAAGCGGAAGCAGCTGGAGGAGCAACGGCAGTCCGAGCGCCTGCAGAGGCAGCTGCAGCAGGAGCATGCCTACCTCAAGtccctgcagcagcagcagcagcagcagcagcttcagaaACAGCAGCAGATCCTGCCCGGGGACCGGAAGCCCCTGTATCACTATGGTCGGGGCGTCAACCCTGCCGACAAGCCAGCCTGGGCCCGAGAG GTGGAAGAGAGAACAAGGATGAACAAACAGCAGAACTCTCCCTTGGCCAAGAGCAAGCCAGGCAGCGCAGGGCCTGAGCCCCCCGTCCCCCAGGCCTCCCCCGGGCCCCCAGGACCCCTTTCCCAAACTCCTCCTATGCAGAGGCCGGTAGAGCCCCAGGAGGGACCGCACAAG AGCCTGGTGGCACACCGGGTCCCACTGAAGCCATATGCAGCGCCTGTACCCCGCTCCCAGTCCCTGCAGGACCAACCCACCCGAAACCTGGCTGCCTTCCCCGCCTCCCACGACCCCGACCCCGCTGTGCCCGCACCCACCGCCACGCCGAGTGCCCGAGGAGCTGTCATCCGGCAGAACTCAGACCCCACTTCCGAAGGGCCTGGCCCCAGCCCGAACCCCCCAGCCTGGGTCCGGCCTGATAATGAGGCCCCTCCAAAG gTGCCTCAGAGGACCTCATCAATCGCCACTGCCCTTAACACCAGTGGGGCCGGAGGGTCCCGGCCAGCGCAGGCGGTCCGTGCTAG ACCTCGCAGCAACTCCGCCTGGCAAATCTATCTGCAAAGGCGGGCAGAGCGGGGCAGCCCCAAGCCTCCAGGGCCCCCCGCTCCGCCCCCCGGCCCGCCCAACGCCTGTAG TAACCCCGACCTCAGGAGGAGCGACCCCGGCTGGGAGCGCTCAGACAGCGTCCTCCCGGCCTCTCACGGGCACCTCCCACAAGCCGGCTCGCTGGAGCGGAACCGGGTGGGAG CCTCCTCCAAACTGGACAACTCCCCTGTGCTCTCTCCTGGAAACAAAGCCAAGCCCGATGACCACCGCTCGCGGCCAGGCCGGCCCGCA AGCTATAAGCGAGCCATTGGTGAG GATTTCGTCCTACTGAAAGAGCGGACCCTGGACGAGGCCCCCCGGCCTCCCAAGAAGGCCATGGACTACTCGTCGTCCAGCGAGGAGGTGGAGAGCAGCGAGGATGAGGAAGAGGAGAGCAATGGCGAGCCGTCAGAGGGGAGCAGAGACGCCCCTGGGGCCCG CGATGGAGACACAGACAGCGTCAGCACCATGGTGGTCCACGACGTGGAGGAGATAGCCGGGCCCCAGACCCCCTATGGGGGTGGCACCATGGTGGTCCAGCGA ACCCCCGAGGAGGAGCGCAGCCTGCTGCACGCCGACAGCAATGGCTACACAAACCTGCCAGACGTGGTGCAGCCCAGCCACTCGCCCACTGAGAGCAGCAAAGGTCAAAGCCCCCCCTTGAAGGATGGAGGCAGTGAC TACCAGTCTCGTGGGCTGGTAAAAGCCCCCGGCAAGAGCTCGTTTACGATGTTTGTGGACCTGGGGATCTACCAGCCCGGAGGCAGTGGGGACACCATTCCCATTACAG CCCTGGTGGGTGGAGAGGGCAGTCGGCTCGATCAGCTACAGTACGACGTGAGGAAAGGCTCTGTGGTCAACGTGAACCCCACCAACACCCGGGCCCACAGCGAAACCCCCGAGATTCGGAAGTACAAGAAGCGGTTCAATTCCGAGATCCTCTGTGCGGCCCTTTGGG GGGTCAACCTGCTGGTGGGCACGGAGAACGGGCTGATGCTGCTGGACCGCAGCGGGCAGGGCAAGGTGTATGGACTCATCGGGCGGCGGCGCTTCCAGCAGATGGACGTGCTGGAGGGACTCAACTTGCTCATCACCATCTCAG GGAAAAGGAACAAACTGCGGGTGTATTACCTGTCCTGGCTCCGGAACAAGATTCTGCACAATGATCCGGAAGTGGAGAAGAAGCAAGGCTGGACCACTGTGGGGGACATGGAGGGCTGCGGGCACTACCGCGTGG TGAAATACGAACGCATCAAGTTCCTGGTCATCGCCCTGAAGAACTCTGTGGAGGTGTATGCCTGGGCCCCCAAACCTTACCACAAATTCATGGCTTTCAAG TCCTTTGCTGACCTCCCGCACCGCCCTCTACTGGTGGACCTGACCGTAGAGGAGGGCCAGCGGCTCAAGGTCATCTATGGCTCCAGCGCCGGCTTCCACGCTGTGGATGTGGACTCGGGGAACAGCTATGACATCTACATCCCTGTGCAT aTCCAGAGCCAGATCACGCCCCACGCCATCATCTTCCTCCCCAACACGGACGGCATGGAGATGCTGCTGTGCTACGAGGATGAGGGTGTCTATGTCAACACGTACGGCCGGATCATCAAGGACGTGGTGCTGCAGTGGGGAGAGATGCCCACCTCTGTGG CCTACATCTGCTCCAACCAGATCATGGGCTGGGGAGAGAAAGCCATTGAGATCCGCTCTGTGGAGACAGGCCACCTGGATGGGGTCTTCATGCACAAACGAGCCCAGAGGCTCAAGTTCCTGTGTGAGCGGAATGACAAG gtatTTTTCGCCTCGGTCCGCTCCGGGGGCAGCAGCCAAGTTTACTTCATGACCTTGAACCGTAACTGCATCATGAACTGGTGA
- the MINK1 gene encoding misshapen-like kinase 1 isoform X11, with protein MDVTEDEEEEIKQEINMLKKYSHHRNIATYYGAFIKKSPPGNDDQLWLVMEFCGAGSVTDLVKNTKGNALKEDCIAYICREILRGLAHLHAHKVIHRDIKGQNVLLTENAEVKLVDFGVSAQLDRTVGRRNTFIGTPYWMAPEVIACDENPDATYDYRSDIWSLGITAIEMAEGAPPLCDMHPMRALFLIPRNPPPRLKSKKWSKKFIDFIDTCLIKAYLSRPPTEQLLKFPFIRDQPTERQVRIQLKDHIDRSRKKRGEKEETEYEYSGSEEEDDSHGEEGEPSSIMNVPGESTLRREFLRLQQENKSNSEALKQQQQQLQQQQQRDPEAHIKHLLHQRQRRIEEQKEERRRVEEQQRREREQRKLQEKEQQRRLEDMQALRREEERRQAEREQEYIRHRLEEEQRQLEILQQQLLQEQALLLEYKRKQLEEQRQSERLQRQLQQEHAYLKSLQQQQQQQQLQKQQQILPGDRKPLYHYGRGVNPADKPAWAREVEERTRMNKQQNSPLAKSKPGSAGPEPPVPQASPGPPGPLSQTPPMQRPVEPQEGPHKSLVAHRVPLKPYAAPVPRSQSLQDQPTRNLAAFPASHDPDPAVPAPTATPSARGAVIRQNSDPTSEGPGPSPNPPAWVRPDNEAPPKVPQRTSSIATALNTSGAGGSRPAQAVRARPRSNSAWQIYLQRRAERGSPKPPGPPAPPPGPPNACSNPDLRRSDPGWERSDSVLPASHGHLPQAGSLERNRVGASSKLDNSPVLSPGNKAKPDDHRSRPGRPASYKRAIGEDFVLLKERTLDEAPRPPKKAMDYSSSSEEVESSEDEEEESNGEPSEGSRDAPGARSDGDTDSVSTMVVHDVEEIAGPQTPYGGGTMVVQRTPEEERSLLHADSNGYTNLPDVVQPSHSPTESSKGQSPPLKDGGSDYQSRGLVKAPGKSSFTMFVDLGIYQPGGSGDTIPITALVGGEGSRLDQLQYDVRKGSVVNVNPTNTRAHSETPEIRKYKKRFNSEILCAALWGVNLLVGTENGLMLLDRSGQGKVYGLIGRRRFQQMDVLEGLNLLITISGKRNKLRVYYLSWLRNKILHNDPEVEKKQGWTTVGDMEGCGHYRVVKYERIKFLVIALKNSVEVYAWAPKPYHKFMAFKSFADLPHRPLLVDLTVEEGQRLKVIYGSSAGFHAVDVDSGNSYDIYIPVHIQSQITPHAIIFLPNTDGMEMLLCYEDEGVYVNTYGRIIKDVVLQWGEMPTSVAYICSNQIMGWGEKAIEIRSVETGHLDGVFMHKRAQRLKFLCERNDKVFFASVRSGGSSQVYFMTLNRNCIMNW; from the exons ATGGACGTCACGGAG GATGAGGAGGAAGAGATCAAACAGGAGATCAACATGTTGAAAAAATACTCTCACCACCGCAACATCGCCACCTACTACGGGGCCTTCATCAAGAAGAGCCCCCCAGGGAACGACGACCAGCTCTGG CTGGTGATGGAGTTCTGTGGTGCTGGTTCTGTAACGGACTTGGTGAAGAACACAAAAGGGAATGCCCTGAAGGAGGACTGTATAGCCTACATCTGCAGGGAGATTCTCCGG ggTCTGGCCCATCTCCACGCCCACAAGGTGATCCACCGAGACATCAAAGGGCAGAACGTGCTGCTGACGGAGAATGCCGAGGTCAAGCTAG TGGATTTCGGGGTGAGTGCACAGCTGGACCGCACCGTGGGCAGGCGGAACACGTTCATCGGGACCCCCTACTGGATGGCCCCCGAGGTCATCGCCTGTGATGAGAACCCTGATGCCACCTACGATTACAGG AGTGACATTTGGTCTCTAGGAATCACAGCCATCGAGATGGCAGAGGGAGCCCCCC ctctgtgtgacatGCACCCCATGCGAGCCCTCTTCCTTATCCCCCGGAACCCACCACCCAGGCTCAAGTCCAAGAAATG GTCTAAGAAGTTCATTGACTTCATTGACACGTGTCTCATCAAGGCTTACCTGAGCCGCCCACCCACTGAGCAGCTGCTCAAGTTCCCTTTCATCCGTGACCAGCCCACCGAGCGGCAGGTACGCATCCAGCTCAAGGACCACATTGACAGATCCCGGAAGAAGCGAGGCGAGAAAG AGGAGACGGAATATGAATACAGTGGCAGCGAAGAGGAGGATGACAGCCACGGAGAGGAAGGGGAGCCAAG CTCCATCATGAACGTGCCGGGGGAGTCGACCCTCCGCCGGGAATTCCTCCGGCTCCAGCAGGAGAACAAGAGCAACTCAGAGGCtttaaagcagcagcagcagcagctgcagcagcagcaacaacgaGACCCGGAGGCACACATCAAACACCTCCTGCACCAGCGCCAGCGGCGCATCGAGGAGCAGAAGGAGGAGCGGCGGCGGGTTGAggag CAACAGCGGCGGGAGCGGGAGCAGCGGAAGCTGCAGGAGAAGGAGCAGCAGCGGCGGCTGGAGGACATGCAGGCTCTGCGGCGGGAGGAGGAGCGGCGGCAGGCGGAGCGCGAGCAG gaGTATATCCGTCACAGGCTAGAGGAGGAGCAGCGACAGCTCGAGATCCTTCAGCAACAGCTGCTCCAGGAACAGGCCCTGCTGCTG GAATACAAGCGGAAGCAGCTGGAGGAGCAACGGCAGTCCGAGCGCCTGCAGAGGCAGCTGCAGCAGGAGCATGCCTACCTCAAGtccctgcagcagcagcagcagcagcagcagcttcagaaACAGCAGCAGATCCTGCCCGGGGACCGGAAGCCCCTGTATCACTATGGTCGGGGCGTCAACCCTGCCGACAAGCCAGCCTGGGCCCGAGAG GTGGAAGAGAGAACAAGGATGAACAAACAGCAGAACTCTCCCTTGGCCAAGAGCAAGCCAGGCAGCGCAGGGCCTGAGCCCCCCGTCCCCCAGGCCTCCCCCGGGCCCCCAGGACCCCTTTCCCAAACTCCTCCTATGCAGAGGCCGGTAGAGCCCCAGGAGGGACCGCACAAG AGCCTGGTGGCACACCGGGTCCCACTGAAGCCATATGCAGCGCCTGTACCCCGCTCCCAGTCCCTGCAGGACCAACCCACCCGAAACCTGGCTGCCTTCCCCGCCTCCCACGACCCCGACCCCGCTGTGCCCGCACCCACCGCCACGCCGAGTGCCCGAGGAGCTGTCATCCGGCAGAACTCAGACCCCACTTCCGAAGGGCCTGGCCCCAGCCCGAACCCCCCAGCCTGGGTCCGGCCTGATAATGAGGCCCCTCCAAAG gTGCCTCAGAGGACCTCATCAATCGCCACTGCCCTTAACACCAGTGGGGCCGGAGGGTCCCGGCCAGCGCAGGCGGTCCGTGCTAG ACCTCGCAGCAACTCCGCCTGGCAAATCTATCTGCAAAGGCGGGCAGAGCGGGGCAGCCCCAAGCCTCCAGGGCCCCCCGCTCCGCCCCCCGGCCCGCCCAACGCCTGTAG TAACCCCGACCTCAGGAGGAGCGACCCCGGCTGGGAGCGCTCAGACAGCGTCCTCCCGGCCTCTCACGGGCACCTCCCACAAGCCGGCTCGCTGGAGCGGAACCGGGTGGGAG CCTCCTCCAAACTGGACAACTCCCCTGTGCTCTCTCCTGGAAACAAAGCCAAGCCCGATGACCACCGCTCGCGGCCAGGCCGGCCCGCA AGCTATAAGCGAGCCATTGGTGAG GATTTCGTCCTACTGAAAGAGCGGACCCTGGACGAGGCCCCCCGGCCTCCCAAGAAGGCCATGGACTACTCGTCGTCCAGCGAGGAGGTGGAGAGCAGCGAGGATGAGGAAGAGGAGAGCAATGGCGAGCCGTCAGAGGGGAGCAGAGACGCCCCTGGGGCCCG CAGCGATGGAGACACAGACAGCGTCAGCACCATGGTGGTCCACGACGTGGAGGAGATAGCCGGGCCCCAGACCCCCTATGGGGGTGGCACCATGGTGGTCCAGCGA ACCCCCGAGGAGGAGCGCAGCCTGCTGCACGCCGACAGCAATGGCTACACAAACCTGCCAGACGTGGTGCAGCCCAGCCACTCGCCCACTGAGAGCAGCAAAGGTCAAAGCCCCCCCTTGAAGGATGGAGGCAGTGAC TACCAGTCTCGTGGGCTGGTAAAAGCCCCCGGCAAGAGCTCGTTTACGATGTTTGTGGACCTGGGGATCTACCAGCCCGGAGGCAGTGGGGACACCATTCCCATTACAG CCCTGGTGGGTGGAGAGGGCAGTCGGCTCGATCAGCTACAGTACGACGTGAGGAAAGGCTCTGTGGTCAACGTGAACCCCACCAACACCCGGGCCCACAGCGAAACCCCCGAGATTCGGAAGTACAAGAAGCGGTTCAATTCCGAGATCCTCTGTGCGGCCCTTTGGG GGGTCAACCTGCTGGTGGGCACGGAGAACGGGCTGATGCTGCTGGACCGCAGCGGGCAGGGCAAGGTGTATGGACTCATCGGGCGGCGGCGCTTCCAGCAGATGGACGTGCTGGAGGGACTCAACTTGCTCATCACCATCTCAG GGAAAAGGAACAAACTGCGGGTGTATTACCTGTCCTGGCTCCGGAACAAGATTCTGCACAATGATCCGGAAGTGGAGAAGAAGCAAGGCTGGACCACTGTGGGGGACATGGAGGGCTGCGGGCACTACCGCGTGG TGAAATACGAACGCATCAAGTTCCTGGTCATCGCCCTGAAGAACTCTGTGGAGGTGTATGCCTGGGCCCCCAAACCTTACCACAAATTCATGGCTTTCAAG TCCTTTGCTGACCTCCCGCACCGCCCTCTACTGGTGGACCTGACCGTAGAGGAGGGCCAGCGGCTCAAGGTCATCTATGGCTCCAGCGCCGGCTTCCACGCTGTGGATGTGGACTCGGGGAACAGCTATGACATCTACATCCCTGTGCAT aTCCAGAGCCAGATCACGCCCCACGCCATCATCTTCCTCCCCAACACGGACGGCATGGAGATGCTGCTGTGCTACGAGGATGAGGGTGTCTATGTCAACACGTACGGCCGGATCATCAAGGACGTGGTGCTGCAGTGGGGAGAGATGCCCACCTCTGTGG CCTACATCTGCTCCAACCAGATCATGGGCTGGGGAGAGAAAGCCATTGAGATCCGCTCTGTGGAGACAGGCCACCTGGATGGGGTCTTCATGCACAAACGAGCCCAGAGGCTCAAGTTCCTGTGTGAGCGGAATGACAAG gtatTTTTCGCCTCGGTCCGCTCCGGGGGCAGCAGCCAAGTTTACTTCATGACCTTGAACCGTAACTGCATCATGAACTGGTGA